One window of Bos indicus isolate NIAB-ARS_2022 breed Sahiwal x Tharparkar chromosome 18, NIAB-ARS_B.indTharparkar_mat_pri_1.0, whole genome shotgun sequence genomic DNA carries:
- the KIAA0513 gene encoding uncharacterized protein KIAA0513 homolog isoform X1, translating to MEAPEVPVGSLIDFGAQPSASSPLEAPPPKLQDGDSSPGEGASESETTESADSENDMGESPSHPSWGQYRRSSSNESFSSNQSADSAKDEEPLELREFMRGYVEKIFSGGEDLDQEEKAKFGEYCSSENGKGREWFARYVSAQRCNSKCVSEPTFYRLVQSFAVVLFECHQMDDFGPAKNLMTMCFTYYHIGKPHPLPTESKEKPTGSIDSYLKSANSWLAEKKDIAERLLKNTSAKTENVKGFFGLETKPKGPPARRSEEEEGRPQEKPRKTVTVCSPEEERKGEKIYLYTHLKQQPIWHTLRFWNAAFFDAVHCERRKRSPTTRGDAGEEEKKRERWCHMTQEERDDSLRFNENITFGQLGTFTHNMLAFGLNKKLCNDFLKKQAVIGNLDEEQYKLLSDHIEQMAAE from the exons ATGGAGGCCCCCGAGGTCCCTGTGGGCTCGCTGATTGACTTTGGGGCCCAGCCGTCTGCCTCCTCGCCGCTGGAGGCGCCGCCCCCGAAGCTGCAGGATGGGGATAGCTCCCCAGGAGAGGGCGCCTCGGAGAGCGAGACCACGGAGTCCGCGGACAGCGAGAACGACATGGGCGAGTCTCCCTCTCATCCGTCCTGGGGCCAGTACCGCCGCTCCTCCTCCAACGAGTCCTTCTCCTCCAACCAGAGCGCAGACTCGGCCAAGGACGAGGAGCCGCTGGAGCTCCGCGAGTTCATGCGCGGCTACGTGGAGAAGATCTTCTCTGGAGG GGAGGACTTGGACCAGGAGGAGAAAGCCAAGTTTGGCGAGTACTGCAGCAGTGAGAATGGGAAAGGCCGGGAATGGTTTGCCCGGTATGTGAGCGCCCAG CGCTGCAACTCCAAGTGCGTCTCGGAGCCCACCTTCTACCGCCTGGTGCAGTCCTTCGCGGTGGTCCTGTTTGA GTGTCACCAGATGGACGACTTCGGGCCCGCCAAGAACCTCATGACCATGTGCTTCACCTACTACCACATCG GTAAACCGCACCCGctccccacagagtccaaggAGAAGCCGACTGGGAGCATCGACTCCTACCTGAAGTCAGCCAACAGCTGGTTGGCAGAAAAGAAGGACATTGCCGAGCGGCTGCTGAAGAACACATCGGCCAAGACAGAGAATGTCAAGGGCTTCTTCGGGCTGGAGACCAAGCCCAAGGGGCCCCCAGCCAGGAGGAGCGA ggaggaagagggcagACCCCAGGAGAAGCCGCGGAAGACCG TGACTGTGTGCAGCccggaggaggagaggaaaggagagaagatcTACCTGTACACACACCTGAAGCAGCAGCCTATCTG GCACACGCTGAGGTTCTGGAATGCAGCTTTTTTCGATGCCGTCCACTGTGAGAGGAGAAAGCGGTCTCCCACGACCAG AGGGGATgctggagaggaggagaagaagag GGAGCGGTGGTGCCACATGACCCAGGAGGAGCGGGACGACAGCCTGCGGTTCAACGAGAACATCACCTTCGGGCAGCTGGG CACGTTTACGCACAACATGCTGGCGTTCGGGCTGAACAAGAAGCTGTGCAATGACTTTCTGAAGAAGCAGGCGGTGATCGGCAACCTGGACGAGG AGCAGTACAAGCTGCTGAGCGACCACATCGAGCAGATGGCTGCCGAGTAG
- the KIAA0513 gene encoding uncharacterized protein KIAA0513 homolog isoform X2 yields MEAPEVPVGSLIDFGAQPSASSPLEAPPPKLQDGDSSPGEGASESETTESADSENDMGESPSHPSWGQYRRSSSNESFSSNQSADSAKDEEPLELREFMRGYVEKIFSGGEDLDQEEKAKFGEYCSSENGKGREWFARYVSAQRCNSKCVSEPTFYRLVQSFAVVLFECHQMDDFGPAKNLMTMCFTYYHIGKPHPLPTESKEKPTGSIDSYLKSANSWLAEKKDIAERLLKNTSAKTENVKGFFGLETKPKGPPARRSEEEEGRPQEKPRKTVTVCSPEEERKGEKIYLYTHLKQQPIWHTLRFWNAAFFDAVHCERRKRSPTTRERWCHMTQEERDDSLRFNENITFGQLGTFTHNMLAFGLNKKLCNDFLKKQAVIGNLDEEQYKLLSDHIEQMAAE; encoded by the exons ATGGAGGCCCCCGAGGTCCCTGTGGGCTCGCTGATTGACTTTGGGGCCCAGCCGTCTGCCTCCTCGCCGCTGGAGGCGCCGCCCCCGAAGCTGCAGGATGGGGATAGCTCCCCAGGAGAGGGCGCCTCGGAGAGCGAGACCACGGAGTCCGCGGACAGCGAGAACGACATGGGCGAGTCTCCCTCTCATCCGTCCTGGGGCCAGTACCGCCGCTCCTCCTCCAACGAGTCCTTCTCCTCCAACCAGAGCGCAGACTCGGCCAAGGACGAGGAGCCGCTGGAGCTCCGCGAGTTCATGCGCGGCTACGTGGAGAAGATCTTCTCTGGAGG GGAGGACTTGGACCAGGAGGAGAAAGCCAAGTTTGGCGAGTACTGCAGCAGTGAGAATGGGAAAGGCCGGGAATGGTTTGCCCGGTATGTGAGCGCCCAG CGCTGCAACTCCAAGTGCGTCTCGGAGCCCACCTTCTACCGCCTGGTGCAGTCCTTCGCGGTGGTCCTGTTTGA GTGTCACCAGATGGACGACTTCGGGCCCGCCAAGAACCTCATGACCATGTGCTTCACCTACTACCACATCG GTAAACCGCACCCGctccccacagagtccaaggAGAAGCCGACTGGGAGCATCGACTCCTACCTGAAGTCAGCCAACAGCTGGTTGGCAGAAAAGAAGGACATTGCCGAGCGGCTGCTGAAGAACACATCGGCCAAGACAGAGAATGTCAAGGGCTTCTTCGGGCTGGAGACCAAGCCCAAGGGGCCCCCAGCCAGGAGGAGCGA ggaggaagagggcagACCCCAGGAGAAGCCGCGGAAGACCG TGACTGTGTGCAGCccggaggaggagaggaaaggagagaagatcTACCTGTACACACACCTGAAGCAGCAGCCTATCTG GCACACGCTGAGGTTCTGGAATGCAGCTTTTTTCGATGCCGTCCACTGTGAGAGGAGAAAGCGGTCTCCCACGACCAG GGAGCGGTGGTGCCACATGACCCAGGAGGAGCGGGACGACAGCCTGCGGTTCAACGAGAACATCACCTTCGGGCAGCTGGG CACGTTTACGCACAACATGCTGGCGTTCGGGCTGAACAAGAAGCTGTGCAATGACTTTCTGAAGAAGCAGGCGGTGATCGGCAACCTGGACGAGG AGCAGTACAAGCTGCTGAGCGACCACATCGAGCAGATGGCTGCCGAGTAG
- the CIBAR2 gene encoding CBY1-interacting BAR domain-containing protein 2 has protein sequence MNIILSRDSQVRVMEDTVTNAEKSFGQFCSLLAAYTRKTARLRDKADQLVKQLIDFANTENPEMRATLRNFAEDLAKVQDYRQAEVERLETKVVNPLKLYGVQIKQTRAEIKKFKSVRNNEIKQLEKLEKLRQKSPSDRQTISQAETSVQRASVDASRTSHQLEETVDTFQKQKLKDIQKIFSDFVTIEMVFHAKAVEVYSSAFQTLESYDLEKDLEDFRAKMHGVYGRYDARPPLMDTTLSPALPWSLAQNAQSTIRSQRKEAMSEDDSAEEDPVEDLRGQAQRLHQ, from the exons ATGAACATCATTCTCTCCAG ggacAGCCAGGTGCGGGTGATGGAGGACACAGTGACCAATGCTGAGAAGTCCTTCGGCCAGTTCTGCTCACTGCTGGCCGCCTACACCCGCAAGACAGCCCGGCTGCGTGACAAGGCCGACCAGCTGGTCAAACAGCTCATCGACTTCGCCAATACAGAGAACCCAGAGATGCGGGCCACCCTGAGGAACTTCGCTGAGGACTTGGCCAAAGTGCAAGATTATAGGCAAGCTGAG GTAGAGAGGCTGGAAACCAAGGTCGTCAACCCCCTGAAGCTCTATGGGGTGCAAATAAAGCAGACCCGG GCTGAGATCAAGAAATTCAAAAGTGTCCGGAACAATGAAAtcaaacaactggaaaaactggagaaactgaggcagaaatcCCCTTCGGATAGACAGACCATC TCTCAG GCAGAGACCAGCGTGCAGAGGGCCTCAGTGGATGCCAGCCGCACCTCCCACCAGCTGGAGGAGACAGTGGACACCTTCCAGAAGCAGAAGCTAAAGGACATTCAG AAGATTTTTTCTGACTTTGTGACCATTGAGATGGTCTTCCATGCCAAAGCAGTGGAGGTGTATTCCAGTGCCTTCCAGACTCTGGAGAGCTATGACCTGGAGAAAGACCTGGAG GATTTTAGAGCCAAGATGCATGGAGTGTATGGGCGTTACGATGCTCGGCCACCACTCATGGATACCACCCTGTCCCCAGCTCTCCCATGGTCTCTTGCCCAG AATGCTCAGAGCACCATACGGAGCCAGAGAAAAGAAGCAATGAGTGAGGATGACTCTGCTGAGGAGGACCCCGTGGAGGACCTCAGGGGACAGGCACAGAGGCTCCATCAATAG
- the KIAA0513 gene encoding uncharacterized protein KIAA0513 homolog isoform X3, with protein sequence MEAPEVPVGSLIDFGAQPSASSPLEAPPPKLQDGDSSPGEGASESETTESADSENDMGESPSHPSWGQYRRSSSNESFSSNQSADSAKDEEPLELREFMRGYVEKIFSGGEDLDQEEKAKFGEYCSSENGKGREWFARYVSAQRCNSKCVSEPTFYRLVQSFAVVLFECHQMDDFGPAKNLMTMCFTYYHIGKPHPLPTESKEKPTGSIDSYLKSANSWLAEKKDIAERLLKNTSAKTENVKGFFGLETKPKGPPARRSEEEEGRPQEKPRKTVTVCSPEEERKGEKIYLYTHLKQQPIW encoded by the exons ATGGAGGCCCCCGAGGTCCCTGTGGGCTCGCTGATTGACTTTGGGGCCCAGCCGTCTGCCTCCTCGCCGCTGGAGGCGCCGCCCCCGAAGCTGCAGGATGGGGATAGCTCCCCAGGAGAGGGCGCCTCGGAGAGCGAGACCACGGAGTCCGCGGACAGCGAGAACGACATGGGCGAGTCTCCCTCTCATCCGTCCTGGGGCCAGTACCGCCGCTCCTCCTCCAACGAGTCCTTCTCCTCCAACCAGAGCGCAGACTCGGCCAAGGACGAGGAGCCGCTGGAGCTCCGCGAGTTCATGCGCGGCTACGTGGAGAAGATCTTCTCTGGAGG GGAGGACTTGGACCAGGAGGAGAAAGCCAAGTTTGGCGAGTACTGCAGCAGTGAGAATGGGAAAGGCCGGGAATGGTTTGCCCGGTATGTGAGCGCCCAG CGCTGCAACTCCAAGTGCGTCTCGGAGCCCACCTTCTACCGCCTGGTGCAGTCCTTCGCGGTGGTCCTGTTTGA GTGTCACCAGATGGACGACTTCGGGCCCGCCAAGAACCTCATGACCATGTGCTTCACCTACTACCACATCG GTAAACCGCACCCGctccccacagagtccaaggAGAAGCCGACTGGGAGCATCGACTCCTACCTGAAGTCAGCCAACAGCTGGTTGGCAGAAAAGAAGGACATTGCCGAGCGGCTGCTGAAGAACACATCGGCCAAGACAGAGAATGTCAAGGGCTTCTTCGGGCTGGAGACCAAGCCCAAGGGGCCCCCAGCCAGGAGGAGCGA ggaggaagagggcagACCCCAGGAGAAGCCGCGGAAGACCG TGACTGTGTGCAGCccggaggaggagaggaaaggagagaagatcTACCTGTACACACACCTGAAGCAGCAGCCTATCTGGTAA